In Palleronia sp. LCG004, a single window of DNA contains:
- the rbfA gene encoding 30S ribosome-binding factor RbfA, with product MSKNRFNDGPGPSNRQLRVGELIRRTLSDVLNRGDIHDPELNRMSITVSEVRATPDLKIATVYCLPLGGGNRPEAIAALKRNKHELRRALGKEMTLKYTPDLRFVIDETFDRMDETRELFARDEVRRDIEDDAPDGDGE from the coding sequence ATGTCCAAGAACCGCTTCAACGACGGGCCCGGTCCCTCGAACCGCCAGCTTCGCGTGGGCGAACTCATCCGGCGCACGCTGTCGGACGTGCTCAACCGCGGTGACATCCACGACCCCGAGCTGAACCGCATGTCGATCACCGTGTCCGAGGTGCGTGCGACGCCGGATCTCAAGATCGCGACGGTCTACTGCCTGCCTCTGGGCGGGGGGAACCGTCCGGAGGCGATCGCCGCGCTCAAGCGCAACAAGCACGAACTTCGCCGCGCGCTCGGCAAGGAAATGACGCTCAAGTACACGCCGGACCTGCGCTTCGTCATCGACGAGACCTTCGACCGGATGGACGAGACCCGCGAGCTCTTTGCCCGCGACGAGGTGCGCCGAGATATCGAGGACGACGCCCCGGACGGAGACGGCGAATGA
- a CDS encoding phosphodiester glycosidase family protein: MLRLAAMLAALALPGWASGGDCETTRFDGARFTVCEVDLRTETLRLWLGDADGTPYGSFSALDRALSTRGERLGVAMNAGMYHADRSPVGLFVEEGEERRGIVTREGPGNFGLLPNGVLCFGEDRARIIESRRFAETRPDCRFATQSGPMLVIGGDLHPRFLPDSTSIYVRNGAGVSEDGHKLWLVISEDRVNFDLFGRFFRDGLGLRDALYFDGNISRLYDAGTGRNDFGRPMGPIIGTVSEAG; this comes from the coding sequence ATGCTCCGCCTCGCGGCGATGCTCGCGGCGCTCGCATTGCCCGGCTGGGCCTCGGGCGGGGATTGCGAGACGACGCGCTTCGACGGTGCGCGCTTCACCGTCTGCGAGGTCGATCTGCGGACCGAGACACTGCGGCTCTGGCTCGGGGATGCGGACGGCACACCCTATGGCAGTTTCTCGGCGCTCGACCGTGCGCTGTCGACGCGCGGGGAACGGCTCGGCGTCGCGATGAATGCGGGCATGTACCATGCGGACCGCTCTCCCGTCGGGCTCTTCGTCGAAGAGGGCGAGGAGCGGCGCGGCATCGTCACGCGCGAGGGCCCCGGCAATTTCGGGCTGCTCCCGAACGGCGTGCTCTGCTTCGGGGAGGATCGCGCCCGGATCATCGAGAGCCGTCGTTTCGCCGAGACGCGGCCCGATTGCCGCTTTGCGACGCAATCGGGGCCCATGCTGGTGATCGGTGGCGACCTTCATCCCCGCTTCCTGCCTGACAGCACCTCGATCTATGTCCGCAACGGCGCGGGGGTGAGCGAGGACGGTCATAAACTCTGGCTCGTAATTTCGGAGGATCGTGTGAATTTCGACCTGTTCGGGCGGTTCTTCCGCGACGGCCTCGGGCTGCGCGACGCGCTCTATTTCGACGGCAACATCTCGCGGCTCTACGACGCCGGAACGGGCCGCAACGATTTCGGGCGACCGATGGGGCCGATCATCGGCACCGTCAGCGAGGCCGGCTGA